A single Pseudomonas sp. DC1.2 DNA region contains:
- a CDS encoding XcyI family restriction endonuclease: MPCGPDLTALCSAFCSSASFLLAGVGPLKISRELLDDLALLTVGPQLRGGANNQRGIAGIILVFEIIREIVAHAAEVSDTAIKINNATGRPCSIEFAADPDIIVREEMTAQHDRNIVAIEVKSGTDISNIHNRIGEAEKSHQKAKRRGFNECWTVLNVSKFDLKKAKYESPTTNIFYSLHALVLRQGDEYEDFKRRIISLTSIPSAASLTPTELHDFGGEA; this comes from the coding sequence TTGCCTTGTGGGCCCGATCTAACTGCATTATGTTCAGCCTTCTGTAGCTCCGCTTCTTTCCTGTTGGCTGGAGTTGGGCCTCTAAAGATTAGCCGGGAGCTGCTAGATGACCTCGCTTTACTGACCGTCGGACCTCAGTTACGTGGAGGGGCCAATAATCAACGCGGTATAGCAGGCATCATTTTGGTGTTTGAGATCATTCGTGAAATCGTGGCTCATGCTGCTGAGGTTAGTGATACGGCTATAAAAATTAATAACGCGACAGGTCGACCGTGTTCTATTGAGTTTGCAGCAGATCCAGACATCATTGTTCGAGAAGAAATGACGGCTCAGCATGATAGAAATATCGTCGCCATTGAAGTTAAAAGTGGCACGGATATATCAAATATTCATAACCGCATAGGTGAAGCAGAGAAAAGTCATCAGAAAGCTAAGAGGCGAGGTTTCAATGAGTGCTGGACTGTACTCAATGTCAGTAAGTTTGATCTGAAAAAAGCAAAATACGAATCGCCAACGACAAATATATTCTATTCTCTCCATGCATTGGTGCTTAGGCAGGGTGACGAGTATGAGGATTTTAAGCGTCGAATTATCTCTCTTACCTCTATTCCATCGGCAGCGTCTCTTACGCCAACAGAGCTCCACGACTTCGGCGGAGAGGCGTGA
- a CDS encoding polymorphic toxin type 46 domain-containing protein, which produces MFRGPTPANRKEAELQKAEHNAVRSGPQGNYYSLNPATSPSKLGIGPLGDNRAAGTVELKLQGIYRTTEKTPVLKSTAKPIDDTWSVKGMTQPSSGGGTQVFSSAKGNFEKTQ; this is translated from the coding sequence ATCTTTAGAGGCCCAACTCCAGCCAACAGGAAAGAAGCGGAGCTACAGAAGGCTGAACATAATGCAGTTAGATCGGGCCCACAAGGCAACTATTATTCTCTGAACCCTGCTACAAGCCCATCAAAGCTCGGCATTGGTCCGCTCGGAGATAATCGCGCAGCAGGCACGGTGGAACTAAAGCTGCAAGGCATTTATCGAACGACCGAAAAAACGCCTGTATTGAAATCGACAGCCAAACCGATTGATGATACGTGGTCTGTAAAAGGGATGACGCAACCGTCATCAGGTGGGGGCACTCAAGTCTTTAGCAGCGCTAAAGGCAACTTTGAAAAAACCCAATAA